TAGTAATGCTTAGTTAGTACAAGCGCTACTACACCGGAGTACATCACGTGTAGTTTGTTTATGATTGTTCGTACATCATAACCTATACAGTTTATGCTACTATGGTAAGAAATCTggtgttatctttttattaaaattagtttacaaaaggatatatttttgtaatatttaaatttggtttataataaattttaatacgctgtgatgaatatttcatttagtcgctgtaattaaatattgtaataactttATTCATTAAGAAAGATATCCGGCTTTAAAATTTGAAGAGGAGAATCCGATAATAGTTCtgattttatcacaaaattcaTGTAATACGACTAGTTAATGCTTTACTGAActggatttttcttaaaaaattatagtaaaatttttagtcgtatgaaagaattattaaataagacCAGGGTCATCAAGGGTAAATAGGATTTTctgagtaaagaaaaatatatttatgatcaaaacaataataaaaaagttgtgtctatatttaaaacatatattttgggATGTGACTGAATAGTTTAGTAAAGCAAGATATGCACAAATTTCATACAATTCTTGCAATGGGCAGGGCGTTTTCTTCCTTTAGTTTGTACTTTCTTCTTTTAGCTTTTACTTTTCCAATTAGTGGAAAAGAAATTTGTTGGAGTGTGAATTGGGCTGATAAATTCAAAGTTATTAGTAGTTGCTCATTGCCTGAAGAGGACCTTTAACATCAATTCTCTTACAGAATTTTTAACTTGTAGCTATACTTAATTTTCTCATTGTGTgtagttttacttaaattatccTTTTCCTCAGTGGTTTTTTGTAGGTTTTATCCAATGTTCAATTCAGACATTAATATGTTTGCATATAACCTGTACTCGATGTATCAATAAACCATTGCCTATTTTATAGAccactgaattttttattaaaaagtagaaattttataaaaaatatatttgaagtttcagttattgaataattcattttaccaaaattactaatcatttatttaataaatattcaaaattatatgtaaaaagtactttttacaaGTGTTTAATAAAGATTCATTGTTGGTTTCAGTCTGTTACTATTCATACAGATattggtgatttgaaagttgagtTGTTTTGTGAGGCATGCCCAAAAACCTGTGAGgtaagttatgtatttttattaataccaatATGAAATAACAAATCAGTAATTCCGtactttgtatttttgttgtccattatgtatattttctacttagcattatttttaaaaatatatgatttttatgtcTGTGTAtgcctatttatttattctaacttTGCGTACAAAATAGCTGTAAAAACaacaattcttaaataaaataacctcttgttgaaaaataactttgttttttaatttattatcagtattaaaGAAACACAATAGTATAAGATATAATgcatataattaatgttaatgttaaaagtttttgtggcactaaaatatcaaatcaagttttcattcataaatgttttgaaaaaattactggAACCTATTCTTGTGAACTTAATATTTAAGCTGCTTTGTTAATATCAGTGATGATATAGAATATTTGTGTTACTTTGTATCCAAATTTGACTTCATGTTAGCAAGTACGCTAGTGCCTAACCGAGGAAAGTATGGTTTATGTTCCAGATATTTTGTATTGTACTAGGAAACGTATTTCTCAGTCATCATAAATTGATGTTTTAggagaatttttacaagatgTTGACATTAGTGaaatcttttaaatgattttttggctgaaattttattttttttaatttcaggcaAATACATATAATTACGCAAAGTGGGCAAAAAGTTATGCAACCCACAAGGAAAGAACCTCATGGAAACCAcatgaaaaaacttaattaaaattaaaaaaataaatattaaataatttcgtaacttacagtaattttgtttagtAAGTGTTTCAATGACCTCCATTTATACAGGCATCGGCACGTTTCTTCATGTTAACGGCCACTTTTTAAACGGTTACAGCAATGATATGGGATATTTCAACTGTAATATTTCAGTAGTGCAAGGATTATTTCCAAAtgccttttcttttaaataacccccaaagaaaaaatccatTGTAGATAAAAATGGCAACCAAGGAACGTAGACCACAGGAAATGACTTTCTCTCTGAAGAACTGACATTGTAGCAACATTTCATTATTTGCTTTGTGGGCTGTTGCACTGTTTTCCTCCAGTTAAGAATGCATTCATCTTGACAGTGTTATGAAATCAGTTTTAATGTAGGTAGTGCTCAGATGTTACTGTCCTCATGAAAAATATTGGATTCTGTTCTCTTCCAAAAAATTGTGCACCAAACTTTGAATGTAATGTTGTTTTGTGGAAAACATGAAGATTGTACGCACTCCAATATTGGTTGTTATGGCTCTTTACAGAGGGAGATTTTGTGAAACCATGTTTTGTCactaaagaaagtattatgcaagatccaaatattgctATGTCACTTTAGATATGTtgagtgttttattatttgttccagTAGATTGGCACTTTCTATGAACACAATCATTGCACTTTAACATGTTTCTCACAGAAACACTTGTGCCccctcataaaattatttttcattgctgTTTCACAATGCCGACTGTGTTTAGAAGTCATGAATACTGACAacttgtaaaacaataatttctcctgcaataattttaatgaaaggcACTGATTCTGAGAACTTTTTAAAGCTACCTTatcattagttattatttatgttatttgttttatttctgaaaacctaccttgaattaaaaaaaaataaaaataaaatgaatacatataaaaagtacataatttaaaagtttactaCAAATATAGACAAATAAGGACAAATATAGTCTACAAGGTAAGCAGTATGGCaaccaaaaaaatgtaaaaacaaaaattaatttttgttggagGTTTCCAGTTTTcttcattttagaatttttgcttctcattaaaatgtatttaagaatTTGCAATAATCATGTGAAAGTGTTTTTGAAATATGCCTGTCATGCCCTTAGTTATGATCGAAAGAaaagaacactttttttaatctactaCGCTGTAATATTTATATGTCTAAGATAACTAATAACAACAGTAAAAGTGTGTTTATTTACaaatcaaaatacaatttaaatttatgcatcttttgtaaatatataaaaattataaaatagaaatgtaaattcaactacaatagaaataaagaaatttcagttttaatgtaaCAGGTGATGTACCTCTGCAGTTAGTTAGTTATATGGCACCACTGAAATGGTATatggaaataagaaaataaatacaaaaaagaatgaataaatgaactaatttaagaataaattaaccttgctcatgttgaaaaatgatatatgcttattataaatgtaaattatatttaatcaaacttaacctacgctcacttcgctcaaAACGAgcatagattaagtttggttagattatatttataattataacatgagcaaggttaatttattcttagattagtccatttattcattcttttttgtatttattttcttacttcagtatagcgtttcagtggtgccatctaagaactaaccaACTAACATACAGAAGTAGATCACCTACTATATTAATACCGAAGTTGCTTATTAATGACATGACCTCTTAGCCATCTACCAGTTTTTTGATGATTAAGttatcttttgtttgtttttgttattatctaagattgcaaatttttttttagaattttcttgcACTGTGTGCTAGTGATTATTATAATGGATGCCTGTTTCATCGTAATATAAAAGGATTTATTGTACAGACTGGTGATCCCACAAACACCAGTAAAGGTGGAAATTCTATTTGGGGTAGAAAGTTTGAagatgaatttaaagaaaatctaaaggTTAGTTGAATATTTTGACcagtttttattgtataatttgttttttattttggtaaaaacttttaaaatgagttttgtgggttttttaaaaattaattttatattaaatcaatgtATAAACAATCATTTGTGGTACCTATGTTTAGCATCACTCCTATTAATGATACTTTGTTCCTTTAATGAAAAGTTATCTTTCACCTTACTTGTTACTAGTATTCTTATACAAGAAAGAAATGAAGGGGTGTCCAAATTAATAAATGGTGCCTTGGTTTAGCTTTGTTTGATTTTGAGTGGCATGCATGACTGAAAAAGGCAAGTCAGATCTGTAGTTCAAACAAGTGCATGCTCATCTCTTTTTCGACATTTGCAGCATTGTGTATCAAGAATTCATTACTAGTAGTCAGAACATCAGTATCAAGTTCTACTGCCAGGTTTTAACATGGCTGAAGGAGGACATTCAGCAAAAACAACCAGAGCTGTGGCTCAGATGCTCCATGATGACAAATGGCAGAAAGACTTGCCACACTTTGATAAGTGGACTTTTAGTACTGATGACAGTAACCaaagatctatttaaaaaaattttttttttctatcacatCTCCAACCATCATACATGCGTGTAGTCCTCAATTTTTCATTTCCAAAATTCATTCAttctttctcttaatttttctttcttttcttcaccACATCcacttttaccttttttatttctccgGAGGCTTTCATTCACTAGTTTTGTGAAAGATTgtctgttgaaaattatttctttgaaagtATTAAGTTAAGATCTTTTTGAATTTCTTTGAACCAGCTTactttggtttttctttttttaaaaaagttaaatatttgctTTGTTAATCTAGTTTTATGTATGAGATgtgactattaaataaataacaagactaatgttgtaaaatattttattttaaatttatacatatttagttattttccCCTTCAgtatacacccctcctctataCCTACAATGCTCTAtacgaattttccattgtttaaaacagtgctggaagtcttcttctgtgagctctttcatgacacgtgctgctttttctttcacaactTCAGCGGtttgaaatcttgttccttttaatgtaaatttgaccttggggaacaaaTAAAAGTCATATGCTGCCATATGACTACTTTTCACCTATGACCATCTGCCTTATTCACCTGAATAAGgcagatggtctaacactgggatgttatacttggctagaaatatcttgacagacaatgcagtgtgagctggtgcattgtcctgatgaagaacccctGACTTGTTCTCCACAATTCAGgtcgttttttcttattttttcaggagttgagcaaggacctcaaggtagtagtaatgttgattaatagtttgaccttcaggaactcAGTGAAGGTACAGAATCCCatgaatattgagaaaaaaatcatcgctttgaattttgatttgctcattcaaacTTTTTTACCCTTTGGTGAAGTTGGGGCCTTCCAATGCATGGATTGATGCTTAGTTTCTGGATCATGAGTGAAAAACCAATTCATCATATGTTATcattctttccaagaagtttgggTCACTTTCAATGGCATTCAAAGTgtcagaacaaacattttcacGAGCGTTTTTTGTTCAATTGTGAgaattttaggcaccattttcacacacactttttgcatgttaaaattgttatgtaaaatttgcctTATGCATTCTTTGTCAATTCCTAAAGTTCCAGCAATTGTACAAATAGTTAACCAATGGTtagatcggatcagattaccaattttttcaatatttttatccattgTTGACATTGAAGGGCGACTCAGGTGAACACCATCTTCAACGTCATCTggccatcttggaaatgcttaaatCACTCAAAAACCCGCACATGTGATAatcattcattgccatatacttttttttaataaaaaataagtttgagtagtggtttttccaagtttcatatgaaatttcacaacaattctttgctctaataaagcagttatcaattttttgtcaaaacaaaaaaaaaacaggtgttTTCCAAATGAAGTTCACGGCCatactaatatgtctacagaaactggagtgtcAACAGTCAAAAGAGAAGACTTCAACTACACAGCTTTTGGTCGTTCAAATTTGGCGCAtgtgcagttcttctgtagcagcattaatcttattatttaatagattaaataataagacCTCATAAGTGGCCATAAGATTTGagtcttctttttctaattgtatagttcatttttttcaacattttcttaataaatatgatCTTCAAGTTTTGGGTGTAGagtttttccaaaattcttttttcaactattaatatattttttcctgagAAATTCTGTAGGCCTTCCACCTTATACAATGCTCTCagtaaaattatggttttatgaTGTCTTTTTTGTCTTTTGGATAAGGATTTTTTGTTGCAAATGTTTCTTTCAAGATAGGTTGTTTTTTccacctgtttagcctccaggaatcaccatcaggtattaacttcagaggatgatatgtatgagtgtaagtgaagtgtagtcttgtacagtctcaggtcaactatttcagagatgtgtggttaactgaaacccaaccaccaaagaacaccagtattcacaatttagtattcaaatccacataaagtaactgcatttactaggattttttaacgttggaactctcaacttcaaaatcagctgatttgcaaagacgcattcaccactataccaacctggtgggtaGGATGATAAGGTGCTTGCACTTTTTGTGTTCTGGcttttatcctttctttttctaaaacatttgagttaattatttcatttaaatatttaaacttttggattcttctgaaattttcattgtttggatttttcttttataactggaaaaccatttgttttttgtgtgaaatttgtagaaaattttatttgcaaatttttaattagtaattctcCAAAGGTCTTACTATTATGAATAAAGTACAGTACTACAcagtaaaacataatattacactTCTTACAACAGAAGGTGAAGCCTGGCTCTAGGATTATACAGTAGTGATCCTATGTACATCCTAGCAGTAATGAGCTCATTTTAATATTGTCcttttctgaatttataaatttacctatAAATGTTTTTAGAGAATAGATTTGATCCATTTCCATATcagagaaaaaaagttttaataatttgcttATTAGGTAGGgaataaaaattctgaagaaatgttactgtaacttaaaataaatgtaagaaacagaaaaataaggtatttcttatatatttgaataattaaaacaagtgTGATTATTGTCTTTTTTAAAGATAGTGAACAaaatagtattttgaaaaaatattttacttgtcaAGGCGTTGAAGTACTAAGCATGGTAAGTAAGTGCGTAGTGTATAAGTATGAACTCAACGCAGGGCAAGACTGTAAACTAAACTGATCAGGGGGTAGTCATTGGAAATGAACTGTTCCCTTCTTGTTTATTTCTTCTACCTTGGATGTATTCAACAGAAATTAAGCCACCCTCACTCTGGTtccatgtttaatattttgtcgACAACTTTAGTCATCAGACAGCCACTTCTTTATTGGGATCAGGAAGTGGGAACCGTCTTTGCTTGCAGTACTGTTTAAGAACTCCATTTCCTATTTGTGGTTTGTTTCACAAAAAGCCACATTTGAGTTGATTACTTGTTGTGTACCAATTCACCGACAACATAAATTCTGTGCTCAATTtctcttctaaaaataaaaagtgtctGTATCAGTTTCCTTGCTATTTTGCTTATCAAAATCGtcatattcatttaatttgttttgagattttattaatctttaaataaggAGATACTGTTTTCTAGGCATCtgaggaatgaaattttttttttaaatcctttaaaaacTTAATGGTTTCGTGTAAAAGGTGAAACTTTGCTTATAtactcaaaaactataaaaaaatggattaataattTGGTACTTTTTTCCTTGGTTAACTCTTGTAAACTTCTAAAATAACTTGTTTAAAGAATATTACAATTGAAAAACTTAATAAGAATAAGCTTTAAAAACAGCTGTACATCATTGATGTATTTGCAGTGTGAGATACTtggcttaaaaattaaaaggccTTCAACTTTCAGTTTACATACTGCATTGTGATTATGCTGTATACTAAGAGAATTATAGTCTAGAACTAGTATACtagctttaatattttgttaagtagataaatttatgatgatgatgaggtagagtgtgtatacgaagagattgatgaagcaattaaacacgtaaaaggagatgaaaatttaataatagttggaaattggaaaaggcaaggaaggaaattattgggtgaatatgggctgggcaaaaggaatgaaagaggggaccgacttatagagttttgcacaaagtataatttaataattgccaacacccaacttaaaaatcataatagaagaatatacacttggaaaaagccaggcgatactgcaaggtatcagatagattatatcatggtcaagcaaagatttagaaatcagcttgttgactgcaaaacttaccctggagcagacattgatagcgaccataatttggtgataatgaaatgtagattggggtttaaaaacctgaagaaaaggtgtcagatgcatcggtggaatttagagaagcttgaggaagaggaggtaaagaagatttttgaggaggacatcgcaagaggtctgagtaaagaagataaggtagaaaatgtagaagaagaatgggagaatgttaaaaaggaaattcttaaatcagcagaagcaaacttaggcgaaaaaagagaactggtagaaaaactTGGGTTTCAggcgatatattgcagctgatggatgagcgtagaaaatataagaatgctagtgatgaagaaagtaaaaggaactatcagcaattaagaaatgctataaacaggaagtgcaaactggcgaaagaagagtggattaaagaaaagtgttcagaagtagaaagagaattgaacattggtaaaatagacggagcatacaggaaagttaaggaaaattttggggtacataaattaaaatctaataatgtgttaaaacaaagatagtacaccgatttataatatgaaaggaaaggttgatgtgtgggtggaatatattgaagagttatatggaagaaatgaattagagactggtgttatagaggaagaagaggaagtcgaagaggatgaaaaggagaaacattactgagatctgaatttaagagagcagtaaaagatttaaatggcagaaaggcttctggaatagacggaatacctgtagaattactgcgcagtgcaggtgaggaagcaattgatagattatacaaactggtgtgtaatatttatgaaaaaggggaatttctgtcagacttcaaaaaaagtgttatagtcatgataccaaagaaagcaggggcagataaatgtgaagaatacagaacaattagtttaactagtcatgcatcaaaaaaattaactagaattctgtacagaagaattgagaggagagtggaataagtgttaggagaagaccaatttggtttcaggaaaagtatagggacaagggaagcaattttaggcctcagattaatagtagaaggaagattaaaaaaaacaaaccaacatacttggcgtttatagacctagaaaaggcatttgataacgtggactggaataaatgttcagcatttaaaaaaaattagggttcaaatacagagatagaagaacaattgctaacatgtacaggaaccaaacaacaacagtaataattgaagaacataagaaagaagccgtaataagaaagggagtccgacaaggatgttccctatctccgttactttttaatctttacatggaactagcagttaatgatgttaaagaacaatttagattcggagtaacagtacaagtttttatttaaacctcaggaaaagatttttgaagtatatgtttggagcatagctttatatggtagtgaaacttggacgatcagagtacctgagaagaaaaaattagaagcttttgaaatgtggtgctataggagaatgttaaaaatcagatgggtggataaagtgacaaataaaaaggtattgcggcaaatagatgaagaaagaagcatttggaaaaatatagttaaaagaagaggcagacttataggccacatactaaggcatcctggaatagtcgctttaatattggaaggacaggtagaaggaaaaaattgtgtaggcaggccacgtttggaatatgtaaaacaaattgttagggatgtaggatgtagaaggtatactgaaatgaaatgactagcactagatagggaatcttggagagctgcatcaaaccagtcaaatggctgaagacaaaaaaaaaataataaatttatgtgaatatatttatttttctattttttatagcaTAATGCAAGAGGGACTGTTTCAATGGCTAATAATGGACCAAATTCAAACGCTAGTcagttttttatatcatatagCGCACAACCTCATTtggatttaaaatatactttatttggCAGGTAAGTCAAAATTgacttttagaaaaaattattgtaatatatttatacaagatTGTTACACATTTAATAGAAATACCCAAATATGCGATAAAAATATACACCTGCCTTCATTAATCCTTATATTACCTTTCCTATATTACAAACACCTCTGGATGTGGCATCTGGCCAACTTTCCCCTCAAACGCATGGCACTCATTACACAAAACCTGTGCACTCAAAAAATATGCTGTGTATCATCTTCCACATCTTGACTCGCCACACATTCTGGAAACAGACCACAACGACCATGCAGTCGGTTTTTAAAGCCACCA
This DNA window, taken from Lycorma delicatula isolate Av1 chromosome 7, ASM4794821v1, whole genome shotgun sequence, encodes the following:
- the LOC142328116 gene encoding peptidyl-prolyl cis-trans isomerase-like 3 — encoded protein: MSVTIHTDIGDLKVELFCEACPKTCENFLALCASDYYNGCLFHRNIKGFIVQTGDPTNTSKGGNSIWGRKFEDEFKENLKHNARGTVSMANNGPNSNASQFFISYSAQPHLDLKYTLFGRLIDGFDVLDELEKLPVNPKSYKPLTDTRINSVTIHANPLAA